CGCGTGAATGCCGAGCTGCCCGAGCTGTATTTCTGTCCCGATCTCAAGGGGTACGGCTGGTGCTTTCGGAAAGAGACGACGCTCAACGTCGGTCTGGGGCGCCAGGACCGGCACCGGCTCACGGAGCACCTGCAGCGCTTCGTGCGCACGCTGGTGTCGGAGGGCCATCTCCCGGCCGACCTCCCGACCACCTGGCACGGGCACGCCTATCTCCTCAACGGATCCTCGCCGCGAGCGGTGACGGCCGACGGCGTCTTGCTGATCGGCGACGCCGCTGGTCTGGCCTACGCGCAGAGCGGCGAAGGGATCAGGCCGGCCATCGAGTCGGGCCTGCTAGCCGCTCGCACGATCATCGCCGCCGGTGGCGATGGCCGCGGGGCGGCGCTGGACCCATACCGGGTTGCGCTCCAACAGCGCTTCGGCGTGGAGCGCGAGGTGGTGTCGAGCGCACCGGTGGCCGCTCCCCAGCCCGCGCGAGGGCTCACCGGGCTCTTCCCCGATCGGGTGGTCCTGTCACTGGCCCGAAGACTCATGGCCACCCGCTGGTTCACCAGGCGTGTCGTGCTCGATCGCTGGTTCCTGCACGCCGGCGACGCCCCGCTCGCGAGGCGACTTCAGCACGGTTGACGGAGGCGCTAGGTCTCGGAAGACCCCCCGAGACCCCCCGTCGTGGCGGCGGCGAAGCCGCCGCTCGGAGCACCTCGATGCACCACGCGCTCGGTGGCCGGCGCCGGGTTAGTCGGACACGCTCCTAGCTCGCCCGCTTGGTGATCTCGTGCTGGCACGCCGGGCACTTGTACCGCGTGATCTTACGAGCGTGGTCACGTCGTCGGGGCAGGCCGGGCGGCATGGGCTTCCCCCGCTCCGAGCATTTCGGGGTTGGACACGTCGGGACCTCCGCCATTGTCGCGCCTCCTGGATTGGTTCCGATCACCGTCCGTATCGCCGGGCCCACGCCGCCTGAGGCCGATCACCTGCCGACCTCTCCCTCGGGCGCCAGCCGCGCGCCTTGGTCACCGGTCGTCTGGCTTCGGTGTCCAGGTTCCCGCCGCATACTCGCGCAAGCCCTGGAGGAGCACTTGGCCGAGCGTGGTCCCCTCGCGCGTGGCGCGGACACGCGCGGCCCGCTGAAGATCACGGGGGACGCCGCGCACGAGGTAGATTCCCGTGGTCGCCATACGAGCCAGCACGCCAGCCGGCATCAGACGGCCCACCCGCCCCTGAACATCCATAGAACGCCGCATGACTGTTCCTCCTCGCGAAGATCGTGGCCCTCCCACACGGGCTCGGCTCTGCCCGCCGAGGGGGTCAGGCCACGCGGGCCAGACCTTGCGCTCGACTCCGTGCCTCCGAGGGAGCATGCAGCGGCCGGTAGCCACTCCGCTCGAGATCCTCGATGGCGCGTGTGACCGTGCTCGGCTCGAGGGAGCCGGCCCGCCGCGCCCGGCCGCTGGGCAGCGCCTGGTCCCACGGGCCGCCCTCG
The DNA window shown above is from Candidatus Methylomirabilota bacterium and carries:
- a CDS encoding NAD(P)/FAD-dependent oxidoreductase, whose amino-acid sequence is MTTCDVLVVGGGPAGSTCAWQLRASGVDVLVIDKARFPRDKVCAGWITPAVVDELSLDVDEYRRGRVFQGIAGFRTGVMGEPLLDTRYDRPVSFGILRREFDHYLLVRSGARVLEGTAVTRIERTPDGWQVNGDITARLLIGAGGHFCPIARRLNGPRRDEPIVAASEVEFTLTPEQQAACRVNAELPELYFCPDLKGYGWCFRKETTLNVGLGRQDRHRLTEHLQRFVRTLVSEGHLPADLPTTWHGHAYLLNGSSPRAVTADGVLLIGDAAGLAYAQSGEGIRPAIESGLLAARTIIAAGGDGRGAALDPYRVALQQRFGVEREVVSSAPVAAPQPARGLTGLFPDRVVLSLARRLMATRWFTRRVVLDRWFLHAGDAPLARRLQHG